Part of the Lotus japonicus ecotype B-129 chromosome 6, LjGifu_v1.2 genome, GTTACATTTATCATATGCACAGTGGGTAAAACGTACAACGTGAGTGAACAAGAACTACAATAAGACATACGACAATAATGCTTACACGGTCAATGATTTACACAGTAGGCAAAACCCAAATTACATTTAACCTTTTAATGCTGCAAGAACATCACTAAACGAGGTTGTTTGAGTCAAGTCAACAGGCCGAAAAGTACGAGAATAAGAGATGAACCTGGCATCCGACCCCCTTGTGTTTTCGCCAAGAACTTTAAATTCTCAGGGTAAGCTATGTTGACATTGTAACCATCGACTATGGCCCTCGTTGCAAATATCAAACAGTCACCATTAACAATACAAAAACCTCTGATTGGATCGTCATTTTCTTGCTTTTTTAAAAAACGAttgtcatcatcttcttcttcttcttcgagtGTGTTGGTTATCCTCATATCTCCTACATTAATGCGATGAATAAGGTCTCAGGAGCCGGGCACACCATCTTCAGAAGTCCATGAAGTAAAGGTCAATCCGATATATCGAACTAGACACATAGACTCTGTTGACGTCCATCGGCTACCCCATTTGAAGACCCCATATGCACCATGAAAAGGATCATGAACAACCTTAACAAGGAGAGATAGAAACTTACAATTTTTTCCCACGCGGGAGTATTGCACTATGTACGGCAGTGGAGATTGTGGCCAAACCTGTCCCTCGCCGTAATCAAAATTATCAGACATCATGTACAAACTATCATTGACAACTGCCTCGTGGTCAAGATCCATCTGCCTAGCCCCGAAGGAAATGTTATTTTCCATAACTTGCCAGCTTTTTCCAACAGGGTTATATTCCTTCATGACATATGGTGGATCCCATCGATCTTCAACTCTCGCAATGCATATCAATTTGTAATCGTTTCCATGTGTGTCAGATGGAACAATGACGATATGCATTTCAAGTTCATGAGGATTGTTGTACTCTTCCATGGGAGATCTTAGGAGAGCCCATGAACCGGTGACGGGGTTGCATAAGCACGATGTTGGTGGCTTTACGTCCACTATCTCAAATTCAACCACTACCAACCCGTTCCAGGAAGCGAGGATTCTCCAATGGCTGCTAAATAAGTCCATGAATTGAATTGGTAATCTTGGTGAAGGACCATTATCGAATAAATGATAGAGGTTCGTCCCCATAGGTGCTGGAATGTCAAGGAAAGCAAAAATGTGCATGTCGCCCTATTGAAGCATGTTGCGGGCTTATTGATGGCAAAAATTAGGCTCCCTCGCAAAATCTACTTCTGATAATACACTCTTAAACTTACACAAAAGGTATGCGGGTGCACGAGATAACACCTGATACAGTTGATCTAGACTCAACTCCATGCTTGAGACACAACAAGAGATAAGAGGAAGACAGACAACAATTGTGTCTCAAGCATGGATTTGGGTCTAGATCAACTGTATCAGGTGTTATCCCGTGCACCCGCATAGCTTCTGTGTAAGTTTAAGAGTGTATCTTCAGAAGTAGGTTTTGCAAGGGAGCCTAATTTTTACCGTCAACAAGCTCACAACATGCTTCAACAAGGCGACATGCACATTTTTGTTTTCCTTGACATTCCAGCACCTATGGGGACGGACCTCTATTATTTATTCGATAATGGTCCTTCACCAAGATTACCAATTCAATTCATGGACTTATTTAGCAGCCATTGGAGTATCCTCGCTTCCTGGAACGGGTTGGTAGTGGTTGAATTTGAGATAGTGGACGTAAAACCACCAACACCGTGCTTATGCAACCCCGTCACCGGTTCATGGGCTCTCCTAAGATCTCCCATGGAAGAGTACAACAATCCTGATGAACTTGAAATGCATATCGTCATTGTTCCATCTGACACACATGGAAACGATTACAAATTGATATGCATTGCCGGAGTTGAAGATCGATGGGGTCCACCATATGCGATGAAGGAATATAACCTTATTGAAAAAAGCTGGCAAGATATGGAAAATAACATTTCCTTCGGGGCTAGGCAGATGGGTCTTGACCACGGGGTAGTTGTTAATGATAGTTTGTACATGATGTCTGATAATTTCGATTACGGCGAGGGACAGGTTTGGTCGCAGTCTCCACTGTCGTACATAGTGCAATACTCCCGCGTGGAAAAAAATTGTAAGATTCTACCTCTTCCTGTTGAGGCTGTTCATGATCCTTTTCATGGTGCATACAGGGTCTTCAAATGGGGTAGCCGATTGACATCAACCGAGTCTCTGTGTCTAGTTCGATATATCAGATTGACCTTTACTTTATGGACTTCTGAAGATGGTGCGCCCGACTCTTGGGACATTATTCATCGCATTAACGTAGGAGATATGAGGATAACCAACGCACTCGAAGTAGAAGATGAAGACAATCTATTTTTAAAAAGCAAGAAAATGATGATCTAATTAGAGGTTTCTGTATTTTTCATGGTGACTATTTGATATTTGCGACGAGGGCCATAGTCTATAGTTACAATGTCAACAGAGCTTACCCTTGGAAATTTAAAGTTCTTGGCGAAAACACAAGGGGGTCGGATGCCAGGTTCATATCTTATTCCCGTACCTTTCGGCCTGTTGACTTGACTCAAACAACTCGTTCAGTGATGTTCTTGCAGCATTAAATGGTTAAATGTAATTTGGGTTTTGCCTACTGTGTAAATCATTGACCGTTTAAGCATTATTTTCATCTGTCTTATTGTAGTTCTTGTTCACTCATGTTGTCATATGATAAATGTAACTTTCGTTCTTGTGCTCTCATGTTATACGCATGGTGTGCCGAGCCTAGCCTATATATTTGcgttaatttattatttaatttgacctccgtacttttttttttctcgtaTCGACTACATTGCTTGTAGGCACCTAAATCGTGTGTGGGATTAATGTTTACACGCGCGTTCACGCGGTCTTAAATCTGTCTTAATCGACGCACTTCCACGACCTTCTTTATGTCTCAATCCACGCGTCCCCTCTTATCGAGGCAGGGCACAACCTTCTGTTTTCAAAACGAACCAAACTGTAACACTTCACAAGTGTCGCTACTGTTATAATTTTTGTCGTGGTcctagtcttttttttttggtcaaatggtTCTAGTCTTTTGTCATCACTCATCCAATTTCAAGCAAGCCTCATCCTAACATTAGGTGAAGTAGTCATCATTGTCTCAAGCTACGAGTATGGCATAAAGTGAAAATTATCAAATATCGTGCATTGTAAAAagtaggcttaattgcacttttcgtccctgatgttAGGACTTTGTGCAATTTGAATCCTCTTTGTTTAAAAAGAGCAATTTTAGTCCTCCAAAAATCAATTTGTGCAAATTGAGTTTGCCATCCAATTGCTAACCGAAATTGCTGAGCTGGCATATTCATTTATATTCTATTAATATTATTGCCATATAAgcattgatttttctttttcttttaatttgtttttaccATGTTAGCGTCTTCTTCTTTAATTCTCATCCTTCTTTCTCACCTTCTTCGTCTTCAATCCATATGTCTGTTTAAAATAAGAACACCTGAGTTTAAATCAAGAACTTATGGGTTCCAACAGCAAAAATCAACCCAGAAATCACACAAATTTCAACTCATTCTCAGTTCCAATAACGATTTTCTTCAATCTGAACAGCACAAGAGATTTTGAGAAGATCAGTCAGAATAAATAGTAGCTCCGCCACAGATCTGCACAATTTGGGAAGGAACGAAAAACAACAACACTCTGAAAACCAAGAAATCACACGCAGTACCCAACACGACACTCctcaaaacccagaaatcaaACACAGGAACACAACATTCCtcaaaaccctaatttcagAACTCAATCCTAAAAAACACAGAAGAAGAGCACAAGTTGTGATGGACCCAGGttcagaaaaggaaaaaaagggaGTATAAAAACCTAAAATTCTGCCcacaaaaccctagaatttggGTTTGGGTCCTAAGATTTTGACAGGAATCCTTAGAGGATGTAAGAATGGAAGAGAGGGACGACATCAGCGATCTTTGGAAGGGGAGATGCGGCCAGTCAAGATGTCGTGGAAGGGATGGTTCAGTTTCTGATGCAAGCCTCAGTGGTGGATTCCCGTGGTTCTGGGTCGTGGCCGCATCCATGGTTTCACGGTGGTTCTCCAACGACGGTGCGGTCTTCAGATCGATCTCCAACGTCGATTTCTGGTGGGTGATGGAAGCTTCCTCTAGTGGGTTTAGCCATGGGTGTGAGAGGAAGGGAAAGATTAAGTGGTGGCTTAGATATAGGTGTGTGATGATGAAGGTGGTGAAGATGTTGATCTGAGGAGGGTGAAGATGTTGATGTGAAGGTGAAAATGGTGAAGATGAGATGATGAAGGTTGTGAAGAGGGTggagatgttttttttttttgaaactgccGTGAAGATGTTGAATTGTAGAGGATTAAGGTTTTGTTTTATGTactgaattaattttttatttacttaataattttttatttttatatagtgAAGTGGCATCCCAAGGGCAAAAGAGTCAGGCCCACATCAAAAATTAAAGCCACATAGGATAACGCCGTTAAGAATTTGACGGAAGACTAACAGCTGGACTCAATGTGCACAAATTGATTTTTGGAGGACTAAAATTGCTccttttaaacaaaggggattCAAATTGCACAAAGACCTAACATaagggacgaaaagtgcaattaagcctaaaaagtATCACCCTAAAATTAGGTGTAAGTGTCATCATTGTCTTGAGCTGAGCAACGAGTGTGACATAAAAATGATAAGATTATATCCGTCTAAGTCAAAACTTCACCTAATCCAAACACAATTTCGTCTGAACAATAGTACCCTATCCATAgcctacccattgccatccctagtcaTGTTTTCCATTAGCCCCCTTCTCGTTTTTTTTTAGGttaatgttagttgttaattgttactTTGGTTCTTCACTCTACAAATTCATTCATTCCCCTTAGCTTGCCAAGTGAGCTACCTTTCTGCCCTTTTCGTAATAGGAATTTTTTTTAGCACAATCTAGCATGAACTAGCTAAAATAGTGGTTTATGAGTGGTCAGTGGACCACCAcgttcaaatttaaaaattcaaaataagtaATTTCAATTTACGAAAAGTATTTATTTCTTTAACCTTAACTCTCAATCTCATATCATCTTTCTTTCGATTTCTAGCCCTCGCGGCGGAGCtgcccccaccaccatcacccatTAAAAAACAGGGCAAAGGGATTTTTCACACAAATAGAAATTCATTTTCCTCAAACCATTTCTCAATTCAAGAGGAGTAGCAAAAGAGATTATATTTGCTGGCGTGTCAAGTAGAAAGAGTATTCATTTTTTGTTATTCCAATGAATATTGAGATATCATATCGACGACATTCGAAAAAGCAATGAAAGAccagaaaaaaagaagaaagaaaaattcagaaaaaaGCTTAAACCTAGAAAGATGATAAAACACAAGTTCGTTAATTTGCATCACAACACACCATAGGAAGATGATGACAAAGAAAAATCAACATTTAACGCAACAACATAGGAAGACGATGAAACGAAACATCAACACCAAAGGTGAATTGATTAAATGAAGAAGCTTAAATTCAAAAGATTAAATTTCAAAAACTCAGACCGATAAAAACATAGATTCACAACACCAaacttagaaaaataaaaaacacaaatttcaGCTTCAAATCCAAAACAAATAGATTCTCGACCTTAACccacaaaaaaaacaaagatttcAACCGCCAAATCCATGAAAAAACATAGATTTTAGACCCTAAACACAGACCGCTCACCACTGCGTCGTAGATCATTTACCGCTGCACCACATATCTCTCACCACGTCGTTTCTATTCTTATCGTTTGTCTCCTTCGTGCATcgtttttcttccttctttcatcATTTCTTTTGGTCTGTGAATGTGTTTGCTTTTATAATTTGAGATCCACATCAGGGTTGAAGAAAATGATGGTGGAAAGAATTAAACCCCTAAGCCAGAACAACCCATAGTAAAAGTGTGGGTTCGCACTTTGCTTCTAATGTCGTACCCAACCAACAGTGAGAGATCCTGGGAGAGAGTAAGAGGTTGTAGTTACAATTGAAGCCTTCTGAATCTCTCTATCGCTCATTTCACCTCTGAAAAAGGTAAAAAGAGCTTGGGATTTCGTTGGAGTAGAAAAACACCTCGACGGAGCTAAACGATAACCTTGTATGGCGTGGTTTCTCCCCTGTTCTTGTGTCTACTTCGAACTTGTGCTTCCAAAGTCTACCCCAAATCTTCAATTTTTTTGGATGTCTCTTGTATACATTATTAATCGGTCAATAACGGGTTAAGAGAGTGAACTTTCATTTATTTGGTGGGTTTGTTAGTAGCTGCAATCTTTTCTTAGATGGCAGCATGTGTCATTTGTTGATATTATGAAAACCTTGTATTTGAAGGACATGGATTTATAATTACTACTCTTTGAGTTCTAGTTATTTTATGATGCTCGACCACCAGATGTGGGGTTTAAGTGGATTGGAAATTACTATTTCATATGCCAATGTTGTACTGTTTTCCCTATTGGAAaaggattttttttcttctttctaaaaaaaaagagatgaggGATGAATGATTTCGAGAGACACATTTGGAGAAGAGAAACATAGAGTATAGAGGGAGAAGGCAGAAGGGAAAGGTGGAAATAGAATGTAGAAgagtatttttgaaattttatttttgggattattattcaatatttttattgatatttaagttttttattgatttttaatcTGAACcgttcacttttttttttatcaatatagCTTATGTCACAAAAATTTCATCCAAAATTTACATTTTGCGGTCCATCCATGGACCACATATGGACCACTAGAGACCATGGTGTACGAGGTCCACACTAGCCACCGCCTTTGTATTATTATATCACAAGAGTATCATTCCCGCGAAACAGAGCTTTgttagtttattgtttggcttgGCCCTCATATATTAAACATAAATAATGTCTTAAATAAAAGTTATTGTATCACTTATATATTTCTTGTATAATAAGTTGttgattttataatttttgAATGGGAATATTATCCCTTTTATTTTGAAGAACAAGATGCACTCACTTAAACTCATACTAGAATttgtaaaacaaaaaaacacctctcaaataaataaaccatcataattaaaaaacagaaatagaaccaaatgaaaagattcTTGTTGATTAAATTATAAATCTCATCTCATACATCATCTCTAATGGAGACTAGATTCAACATCCTGTTTTACACTTTAAGTTATGTTTTTGCTCATAAGTATTTGATTTAAGTTCTAAGTTGAATATAAAAAATGTAGGTCTATTTCTtagatttttgaaaaaaaatgaagattaTTGATTTGGTTTTGTACAGATATGTTATGCTATGaggaatattttttttggtacatcagaaagatacaCCATATTTATTTTTCCATTAAAAAATTAGTCAACTATGTATTTGATTCAATGTGTGATTGAAAGAGGAATAGATGGACTGCGAGATGGAGACCCAAGCCTCCATTCCCCCTGACGGCGGCGGCGACATGCCTAGCATGGCGAAGCCCCCTGATGGGGATGGGAAACCACAACGGTTATCCTTCAGAGACAAACTCATGGGTGGGACTAGGGCAGAAGGCCCGAAGGAACGAGTGGATCTCTTTAAGCAGGGAAAGATGAGGGTGGAATTTGTGGATGTCAACAAGCGGCAACCTAGAATAGTGGTGGAGAAGTCTGTTATTGAAGACATGTGTGTGCCTTGGAAGGAGGCTCTGGTAGTGTGCCTACTAGGCAAAAAGCTAGGTTTTCGAGTGATGAAGGCTAAGCTGGCAACGACCTGGAGATTGTCAGGAGACTTTGAACTATTGGACGTGGGAAACAGATTCTTCATGGTTAAGTTTGATATGGTGGAAGACAGAAACAAAGTTATTGGGGGTGGTTCGTGGATGATTTTTGATCATTACCTAGCGGTGGCCACATGGAGTCCTGAGTTTATTTCACCTGCTGCAAGGGTGAAGAAGACACTAGCATGGATCCGGATCCCGGGTTTAAATGTAGTCTTCTATGATGAAAGCTTCCTAATGTATGTGGCACAAGTAATTGGAAAACCAATCCGGGTAGACATCAATACTCTGAGAGGAGACAGAGGACGTTTCGCAAGAATCTGCGTTGAACTGGATCTCACAAAACCAGTCTATGGTAAGATTATGATTGAAGATTTCTGGTACAACATAGAGTATGAGGGCCTCCACATTATTTGCACAAAATGTGGATGCTACGGGCATAGAAGCAGGGAGTGCACCACTCCACCTCCGGCGGCGGAGCCAGAGAAAGACCAAGAAAGccagaaggagaaggagaaggagaaaccAGAAAATGGGGTCCCTGAAAATCCACCGCAAGGCGGCGCTGACGGCGGGGACAAAGCGACAGCGGCGCCCAGGAAGGATATTGAAACAGTAAATTACACAATTATGACGACTCCGGAGAATGGGGAAAATATTAATGATGATTGCATGGAAGTTTTGAATACTAAGGAGAGTGGGCCATCACAAAAGGTTTTGAATGTGCAACAACCGGAAGAAATCTTTGGGGATTGGGTGGTGgaatcaaaaaagaaaaagaaacagctGATACAGTTGCCTTAAAAAGGGGGGGTCAAAGATTCCCTAGGAAAAGACATTAATGTTAATCATGGCCGAAATAAATCAAAGGCTAATCATGTGGCGTGGAAAACCAAGGAGATGAAGTCAGCGCCCCCTAGCTTCCAGCCAAAAAGTGTGGAAGGATTGAAATTTGGTGTGGGTGGTGGGCCTGAGCCAAATCCAATGGTGGacacaaaaagaagaagagcatGTGGAGAGGATTGGGAGAAATCAGTTCTTGATATGAGAAGAAAGGAAATTAAAATGGGCCCCGCGAACACATCCCATATTGTTTTTGGGGGAAAGAATGGGACTGATGCAGAAGTGGAGGACTATATGGCAAGATTTAAAAGCCACCCCTCCAACAGTAACAGCGACAAGCCAGGCTCAAGCAGGCATGTAGGAGTCCAAATTAATGACGCATAACTCCTGGGCTTGCCTCATAGGAGGCCAAAGGAGTCTATCCCTTGATCATTATCAGTTTTGAATGATTAGTTTT contains:
- the LOC130725079 gene encoding uncharacterized protein LOC130725079, which codes for MHIFAFLDIPAPMGTNLYHLFDNGPSPRLPIQFMDLFSSHWRILASWNGLVVVEFEIVDVKPPTSCLCNPVTGSWALLRSPMEEYNNPHELEMHIVIVPSDTHGNDYKLICIARVEDRWDPPYVMKEYNPVGKSWQVMENNISFGARQMDLDHEAVVNDSLYMMSDNFDYGEGQVWPQSPLPYIVQYSRVGKNCKFLSLLVKVVHDPFHGAYGVFKWGSRWTSTESMCLVRYIGLTFTSWTSEDGVPGS
- the LOC130725080 gene encoding uncharacterized protein LOC130725080; its protein translation is MHIFVFLDIPAPMGTDLYYLFDNGPSPRLPIQFMDLFSSHWSILASWNGLVVVEFEIVDVKPPTPCLCNPVTGSWALLRSPMEEYNNPDELEMHIVIVPSDTHGNDYKLICIAGVEDRWGPPYAMKEYNLIEKSWQDMENNISFGARQMGLDHGVVVNDSLYMMSDNFDYGEGQVWSQSPLSYIVQYSRVEKNCKILPLPVEAVHDPFHGAYRVFKWGSRLTSTESLCLVRYIRLTFTLWTSEDGAPDSWDIIHRINVGDMRITNALEVEDEDNLFLKSKKMMI
- the LOC130725081 gene encoding uncharacterized protein LOC130725081 gives rise to the protein MDCEMETQASIPPDGGGDMPSMAKPPDGDGKPQRLSFRDKLMGGTRAEGPKERVDLFKQGKMRVEFVDVNKRQPRIVVEKSVIEDMCVPWKEALVVCLLGKKLGFRVMKAKLATTWRLSGDFELLDVGNRFFMVKFDMVEDRNKVIGGGSWMIFDHYLAVATWSPEFISPAARVKKTLAWIRIPGLNVVFYDESFLMYVAQVIGKPIRVDINTLRGDRGRFARICVELDLTKPVYGKIMIEDFWYNIEYEGLHIICTKCGCYGHRSRECTTPPPAAEPEKDQESQKEKEKEKPENGVPENPPQGGADGGDKATAAPRKDIETVNYTIMTTPENGENINDDCMEVLNTKESGPSQKVLNVQQPEEIFGDWVVESKKKKKQLIQLP